Genomic segment of Kibdelosporangium phytohabitans:
CTCGGCGGTGAGGTGATCGGCAAGGGGTCGACTGTCGTGGTCTCGCTGCTGGCGGCCAACCACGATCCGCGGCGCTTCGACAACCCGGACGCCCTGGACATCCACCGCAAGGCCCGCGGTCACCTGTCCCTCGGGCACGGCATCCACCAGTGCCTTGGCCAGCAACTGGCCCGCATCGAGATGCGCGCCGGGTTCGAGGGACTGCTGCGCCGCTTCCCGGCGCTCGCCCTCGCCGTCCCCGCCGACGAGGTGAAACTCAAGACAGACATGAACATCTACGGCGTGCACGAGCTCCCGGTGACGTGGACGAGCACAGCGCCGTAGCCAGTCGTACGCACCCCAGCGAGGCCGTCCACCGGGACGGCCTCGCATTCTTTTGGCGCCACTATGGCGCCACTGACTTGACATGGCGCCAGAATGGCGTCATAGTTGGCGCATGGACCTCACGCCGTACGTCGACAGCCTGCGCGAGGAACTCCTCGCCGCGGCCGAACCGGGCGAGCCGACCGCCCTGGCGCAGCGCCTGGCCTCATCGGTCGCCGCCGCCACCCGGCTGACCATGTTCGAAGTCCTGGCGGCGGCGACGGACGAGATCACCAGGGACCTGGCGCCCGGCTCGGTCGAGGTCCGGCTCCGCGGCCGTGAACCGGTCTTCGTGGTCACCCGCCCCGAGCCCGACGAGCGGCCGGAGCCGGTCGCCGAGCCGGAAGCGCCCGTGCCCGCGGTCAAGGACGGCGCGGTGTCGCGGATCAACTTCCGCCCGCCCGAGCAGCTCAAGCAACGCATCGAGGCGGCGGCCGCCAAAGAGGGGCTCTCGACCAACGCCTGGCTGGTCCGCGTGGCCAGCGCCGCGCTCGCCGGTGAACAGCGCACGCGCCGCGGACGCGCGGACGGCGAGTTCACGGGCTGGGTCGGCTGAGCCGCTTTCCCGTGCTCACACCACATCCGAAGGACCAAGGGGAGATTCGCCATGCCCACATTCGCCACACCCGAACCGATCACGGCCACCTTGACCACCGGTGGTGCCAGGGTGCGCATCACCGCCGGCGAACGGCCGGACACGGTCGTCCAGGTCGAACCGGTCGACAGCGCGAACAAGTCGGACGTGAAGGTGGCCGAGCACACCAAGGTCGACTTCACCGCGGGCGAGCTGTCGATCAAGACGAACAAGGCGGGGGACAGGAACGGTTCGGTCGCCATCACCGTCGAACTGCCTGCCGGCTCCACGCTCGTCCTGCACACGGCGTGGACGGACGTGCACGCAGACGGCCGGCTCGGCGACTGCGAGCTGAACATCGCGTCGGGACAGGTCCACCTCGACCGCATCGCCGCGCTGCGCGCGACCCTCGCCACCGGTGAGGTCGAGATCGGGCACGTCGCGGGCGCCGCGCGCATCGAAGGCGGCACGGCCGGGGTGCGGATCGCCGAGGCCGTGGGCACCGTCAGGTACGAGGGGTCGACCGGCAAGGTCTGGATCGGGCACGCCTCGTCCGATGTGGCCCTCAACGGCTCCGGCGGCAGCTTCGACATCGACCGCGCCGACGGCAGCGTGATCGCCAAGGGCAGCGGCTGCCCGATCCGCGTCGGCCGGATCACCCGCGGCCAGGCCGAGCTGATGAACGCTTCCGGCGGCATCGACATCGGCATCAGCGAGGGCACCGCGGCCTGGGTGGACGCCAAGAGCACCAAGGGGTCCGTGCACAGTTCCCTGCCCGCCCAGGACAACCCCGACGAGTTCGGCAACAAGGTCAAGATCTACGCCCGGACACGGCTCGACAACATCGTCATCCACCGCGCGGACGTCTGACCGGCCGTCGTGGCGCCATGATGGCGTTGCAGAGGCGCCACGGCGGCACGCAGAGTGTTCCGCTTCGTCGCCGCGCGCGGGCGCGGCGACTTCGCGCGGTGAGAACGCGAGCAGCAGGCCGCCCGTGACCGGATGGACCACGTGCGGACTCTACTGAGCGGGGAACGCGCTCGGGTGCAGGAAACGGGCGATCTCCACGATGCCGTCGACCGGCCGGGTGCTGCCGCGGGCGCCGGTCCTGGCCGCGTCGATCGCGAGGGTGCGCTGCTGGTTGACGGCGTCGGTCGTGGGGAATGTCCGCGTCAGGTGGGCGATCGGGTCACGCTGCCCGTCGGGTGGCGCCGTGAAGTCGTCGGTGGTGATCGCCTGCGGGTTGCGGGCGATGATCTGTTCGGGACTGATCGGCGTGAACTGGCCCGGCAGTTCGGCGAACAGGTTCCTGCCGCCCGCCCGTTCGAGCACGTTGTCCGACAGGCCCCGGACGTGACGTACAGCTGGCCCGAGACCTGCGAGACCTCGATGACGCCGGGCTTGGCCTGCTCGCCGGTGCGGCGGCGCACGTCGTCGAGCCGTCCGCGAACCTGGTCGGCGAGGACCCTCGCGGGTGCCTGCACCTCGAAGATCGCCCCGAGTTTGTCGAGGTCGGCGAACAGCACGCCGATCCCGGGGCTGTCCTCGTCCAGTCCGGTGGCGCGACCGCCGCCGACGACGTAGGTCGCGACTCCCAGTTCCTTCCACTCCGCGACCGACGGGCCGCCCTTGTTGCCCGCGACCTTGTCGATCTGGTCGGTGATCAGCAGGTCCGGCTTCGCGGCGATCAGCGCCTCGGTGCTCGGGTTGCGCGCCCCGAGATCGGGCAGCGCCTCCAACGCGGGGGAGGGGGTGGACTCACCGCGTGTCTTGGCCACGATCCGTTCGCCGACGCCGAGCGCGAAGAGGGCTTGGGACGAGTTGGAGCAGGCGGCCAGGGCGGCGCGACTCGACGAGGTGATCGAGCGCTTGCCCGACGGCTGGAACACGCGCGTCGGCGAGGCAGGCGCCCGGCTGTCCGGTGGTGAACGCCAGCGCGTGGCGATCGCACGGGCGATGCTCAAGCGGGCGCGGATCGTGCTCGTCGACGAAGCCAGCTCCGCGCTCGACCCGGAGAACGAGGCCGCGATCACCCAGGCCATCGCCAACCTCGGCGACGACCCCAGCCGCACGGTGATCGTGATCGCGCACCGCCCGGCCACCCTGGCCGCGGCGGACTACGTGGTCTCGCTCGACAACGGTCGCGTCGTCGAGAACGGCACCCCCGCGGAGCTTCTGCGCACAGGTGGGGCGTTCTCCCGTATCAGAAAGCAGTACGAGCAGGCCCGGCACTGGCGTATCGCCAACGCTGCCCTGTAGAAGTCCACACCGATCGCCGGTGGCCTGTGGGCTGGGCCAGGATGGCGCAAAGCGTCGACGGTGTCCGCGAGCGGAAGTTAGGACGCGGGCAGCGATCAGTCCCAACGCCAACGGGAATCCACCGCACAACGCGATCAGTTCGGCGACCGTCTCTTCCGCGGCGGTGACGCGGTCGGCGCCCACCGCGGCCGGTTTCGGCCGGTGATCCGCACGGTGCACGTGGCGGTGCCGGGCAGCAGCGGGATCACCTGGTCGGCGTCGCGGCGTTGTCCAGCAGGATCAGCATCAGCCGATTCCTGATCCTGCTGCGGTACAAGGCGATCTGGGCGTCCAGTTCGGACTGTTGCCGATCGCGGCCGACTCCGGGGGCTGCCCGGAACCCGCGCACCACGTCCTGCAGCGCAGCCGGTGAGTCAGTGCGGCTGAAACCACGCAGGTCCGCGAACAGCTGGGCCGCCGGGGAAACGCTGGGCGCGGCTGTGCGCCAAGCTCAAGGCGAGCCAGGTCTTGCCGATCCCGCCGCTGCCACTGATCGCGGGGACCGCCGCCGGTGCCCAGTCCGGTCCGTCGCCCCGGTCGCGCCTCCCACGAGACCTGAGCAACCTCGACATGATGCGGCGGAGTTCGGCGCGGGACACCGAAACCCTCGATGTCACCATGACCGTCGTGCGGTGAACCGCGTTTGCCGGACGGCGAGGCATCACGATCCGTCCTCGATGCGCAGGTAGCGGTGGGCGAGGTCGGTGATGTCGGCGATCAGCTCGTTTGCCAGCCGGTCGATGTCCACGGCTTCGTGGTGCAGCAGCGCGTGCGTGGCGCCGTACCAGGCGCTGTAGATCAGGTTCGCGGCCATCGCCGGGTCCGGGGCGCCAGCGGGTGCGTCCGGGCGCTCGGTGATGAGTTGCCGGAACGCCTCCATGTGCGCGTTCTCCGACGAGACCTGCATCGTCGTCTTGGCGTTGATCGGGGTGTGGTCGTAGAGCACGTCGTGCAGTTCGGCGTGCTCCACGTACGCGCGGACCGCGTCGCTGAGCCACGCGTCCACGCGTCCGATCCAGTCGTCGGCGGGCATCGCCCGCACGACGGCGTTCTGCCGTTCGACCAGGCGGTCGTTGAACCGGGCGCGCACGGCCGCAAGGAGGTCGTTCTTGGAGCGGAAATGCAGGTACAACGTGCCGATCGCGACGTCCGCCCGGTCGGTGATCTCGTCGAGCCGGGCGGCGTCGATCCCCTTCTCCACGAACACGCGCTCAGCCGCGTCGAGCAGGTCGGCCCGCCGCTCCTCGGCGGGTTTGGTTCGCGGGCGGCCCGGGCTGGTACGGCGCTGACTCATTCCGTGCAGTCTACGGGCACCGCAGGAGCACGGCCGGCACTGAGTGAGCCTCCTTCGCGTGAGCCCGGGTCCACCGGCCGATCGGACGGACACCCGCAGCGGCAGTCGTTTCGGCGACACGATCTGCACCGGGTTGTCGACCTCGACCGGGCCGTCCGCGTCCACCCGGATGTCCTGGTAGCGGTCGAACAACGCGTTCAGCGCGACGTCGGCTTCCAGGCGCGCCAGGTGCGCGCCGATGCAGAAGTGCACGCCGTGGCCGAAGACGATGTGCCCGGCGGTGCTGCGGTGGATGTCGAACACACCGGGATCGGGGAACCTGGCGGGATCCCGGCCGGCGGCGCCGATCCACGTCGTCACCAGCGCCCCCGCGGGGATGGCGTGCCCGCCGATCTCAGTGTCCTTCGTGGTCACACGGGTCAGACCGCAGAGCGGCGACCGGATCCGCAGGATCTCCTCGATGACCGCGGGCACCAGCGACCGGTCCGCCCGCACAGCGGCCGCGGTCCCGGGGCTCTGCTCGAAGCAGAGCGCCGCGTTGCCGATCAGGGCCACAGTGGTGGCGTGCCCGGCGAGCAGCGTCAGCGCGATGATGCCGACAGCCTCGCCGTCGGCGATCGGCGCACCGTCGACCTGCGCGGTGGCGACACGGCTGAGCACGTCGCCGGTCGGCTGCCGGCGGCGCCGTCGCACGTGAGCCACCAGGTATTCGTTCATCTCACGCACGGCGGGCGCGACCACGTCCGCCGTTTCCCCAGGCGACAAGGTGGTCGCCGCGGCGATGCCGAGAACCTCGCCCCACAGCCGGAAACGCGGTCCGTCCTCGATCGGCAACCCGAGCAGTTCGGCGATCACGGTGATCGGCAGGGGATAGGCGAGCGCGTCGACCAGGTCGAACCGGTCGGTGCCCGCGACGGAGTCCAGCAGCCGGCCGGTGATCTTCTCGATGTGCGGCCGCATCCCCGTCACGGCCCGCGCGGGGTGGACACCTGGCTGACCGGCGTGCGCAGCTTGCGGTGCCGCGGCCAGTTTCGTGACGAGGTTGCCCATGTCGAAGAAGTCGAGGTCCGGGTGCGGCGGGTTGAAGACCCTGGCTCACGCACAACTACCGCTATGGGCACAGCATGAAACAGCAGCGGCCGGTCGAATGGTCCTGGACCGCCAGTTCCGTGGCGAAGTGCCCGGTCGGCTGACGTCAGGGGAACATCTCCCGGAGCTGACGGCGTGAGGTGATGCCCAGTTTGCGGTACACGCTCCGCAGGTGGGCGTCGACCGTGCGCGGGCTGAGGAAGAGCATCTTGGCCACTTCCTTGTTGGTCGCCCCCGAAGCGACTTTCCCGGCGATCAGCCGTTCCTGCACGGAGAGCTGGTTCAGCGAACCGGTGTCGTGCGGGAGTGGCTGTTCCCCGGCTGCCCGCAGTTCCCTGGCCGCGCGCTCGGCGAAACCGTTGGCGCCCATGCGGGACAGCATCTCGAAAGCCGCACGCAGCTCGACCCGCGCGTCAGCGCGCCTGTTCTCACGGCGCAGCCACTCCCCGTACGCCAGCCGGGCACGGGCGTGCAGCACGCTGATCCTGGTTCGGCCGAAGTGGTCGATTGCCTGCCGGTACAGCGTTTCGCAGTCGTCCTCCTGGCCGAGCAGCGCGCGTGCCTGCAGCCATTCGGCGACGGCCCACGGGACGGGGTCGGCACGTGCCGACGCTTCCAGGTGGTTCATGGCCACAGCGGATTCCTCGCCGCGGCCGGAGCGCGCGGCGGCTTCGACGAGTTCGGAGTAGACGGCCCAGATCGAGTACAGGCCGTCCTGGTGGCGGCGTTGCGCTGCCAGCGCGGCGTCCAGGGCCGCGTCGTAGTTGCCAAGCCCGTTGTTCAGCACCGCAGTGGCGTAGTGCTGGCCCGCTATTTCCACTGGCCTGTTGCCGTGGCCCATCAGCCTCACCAGTTCGCGGTGACGGTCGAGGTCACCGCGGAAGGCGGCGAGAACGAGCTGCGGGCCCACGAGCGGGACTGTGCCCGCCACCTCGTCGACCGCGCGGGACTCCTCGAGGCAGGCGGCGGCGTCGTCGAACCGGCCGGTCGAGACCCGGACGATCGACTGGTAGCGCAACGCCTGCGGCAGCGTGGCGAGGATGCCTTCGCGGCGCGCCACGTCCACCTGGCGGTCGGCGATCTCCTCCATCAACTCGTCGTCACGCAGGTCGATGGCCAGCTGGCAGAGCAGGTTCATCCGCCACGGCTCCGCCGCGTCGTCCGCCGACCGGCACGTGGCCGCCGCCGCACGCATCGCGGCCACCGCCTCGTCGACGGGCAGCATGACCTGGTCCAGCAACGCGTTGAGCAACAGGTCGACCGGCCTGACCAGGCCGTCGCGTGGTAGTCGCGCACGGATCCGGGCGCCGAGGTCGTGCAGCCGACCAGGTTCGTTCTCGTTGTACATGAACGACGCGAACGCTTCGAGATAGGTCTCGCTCGCCTGCTCGGGAGCTGACTGGGAGACCACGTCGATCAGCGTGGCGGTCGCCTTCGGACTGTGCACCAGCTGGTAGTCGATCCGGGCTCGCAACAGCCGTGCCGCCACCCGCCGCTGCTCGTCCATCGGGTGCTGCTCCGCCTGGGTGACGAGGGCACGGGCCTTGGCCGGCGCCCCGGCTTGCAGCCGGAGCCTCGCCGCGGCGAGCAACCGGCCGACCTGGTCGCCGGGATCGGGCGTCAGCTGCCCCGCTCGTTCCATGAACGCCGCCGCTGCCGCGAATCCGCCACGCAACCGCGCCCGGTCCGCGGATCGGGCGAGCTCGGCCGCGACACCCTCGTCCGCGTCGACGATCGCGTGGGCCCGGTGCCACGCCCGGCGGTCGGAGTCGACGTCCGGGTCGGTCACTCCGGCCAGTGCGCCGTGCACGGACCGGCGCGTTTCGGGGGACGCCGACGCGTACACCGCCGAGCGGACGAGCGGGTGGCGGAAACGCAGCCGTGGCCCCATCGTGAGCAGATCGGCGCCTTCGGCGAGCGCGAGACCGCCGATGTCCAGCCCGAGCTGCTTCGCCGCGCGGCCGAGCAGCCCGATGTCACCGACCGGCTCCGCCGCCGCGAGGACCACGAGCGACTGCGTGCTCCCGGGCAGTTGCCTGTACCGGCGCACGAACTGCTCCTCCAGCGCTTCCACCACGCTGATCCGGGACGGCCGGGGACCGGGTTCGCCGAACGGCCCCACGTGCTGCGTGAATTCCAGCAGCGCCAACGGGTTGCCGCGGGCCTCGGCGAGGATCCGGTCGAAGACCTCGGCGTCGAGCCGGGTGCGTCCGGCCGTGCCCATCAGCACCCTGGCGTCCTCGTCGCCGAGGCCGGTGAGAGCCAGTCGCGGCAGATCCGCGATACCGGGCACGCAACCGGCTTCGCGTGACGCGAACACCACCGCGATCCGCTCCGCGGCCACTCGCCGTGCCACGAAGACGAGCGCCCGCCGTGAGGCGTCGTCGATCCACTGGGCGTCGTCCACCACACAGCAGACCGGTTGTTGCGCGGCGGCCTCCCGCAGCAACCCCAGCACACTGGCACCGACCATCAACGGGTCCGGTGAGGTCTGGGCACCGAGGCCGAACACCGCCTCCAACGCCGTCTGCTGAACAATCGGGAGCTTCAGCCGGTACTCCAGCAACGGGGCGCACAACTGGTGCAGGACGGCGTAGAGCAAGTCCTGTTCGAACTCCGTGCCGACAGCGCGCAACAGCGTGAAGCCGTTCAACGCACCGAGCGCCGTGCCGACGAGGGTGGTCTTGCCGATCCCGGCCTCACCGGCCACCACGACAGCACCGCCGCGCCCGTCGGCCGCCGACGTCACCAATCGGTCGATCTCGCGGCGTTCCGCCTGATGGCCCACGATCCGCACCGGCGCTCACCTCCCGTTCCCCATGGCGGATGACAACCTATCGTCGTCGCGCTAGGCGATTGCGACCGACGCAGCCGCACGCCTGTCGTGGTATCGGGCTCGCTGTTATGCCGAGATGGGATTGGGTGCCGGGGAACGGCGGTCCATACGCTCGCCTGACGACCCCCTCACGGCGAATTGAGCGGTGGCCCTTCCCTGCACACCGCCCGCCCGCTCGAAACGAGGTCCCTGTGAGTCGCAAACGCGCCCTTTTCCTGGTGGCTGTGATGCTGGCGTTCCCGCCTGTGGTGGGCACCGCCGCCGCGGCGGCCCCGGTCAGCAGCCCCGCAGCCCCTTACTGCTACGAGGAGCAGTCGCAGCCCACCGCGGATGTGAGCGACCTCAGAGCGAGGTTCACCTCGTCGAACTGGATGCAGACCCTCCAGGCCGTGTACCAGCGGCGCTGGCCCAGTGGGCAGGCGCTGGCGATCGCGCAGGCCAAGGACCCGTACTGGAACCAGTTCGTGCGCAAGAACAGCTTCGAGGCGTTCGCCGAGTCGATGATGGTGGCCATCCACGAGGAAACCCACATGTGGGACCTCGACCCGGCGCGAACGAGGTGGAACGTGCACACCGCCGCCTGGGTCAACGCGGCCAGGCAGGACACGGTGGTGCCGTTGCACGACGGTTTCCCCCGCAAGGAGATCCTGCCCCTGATCAAGGACCGCCTGAGCGACTCCATGGACGGCATCTACCTGCGTGACAAGACCCAGGGCGACTACCACATGCAAGGCGTGACAGCGGAACTCAACGCGGGCCTGACAGGCCTGCCCGCGGTGACGGTGCTGCAGGAGTACATCAAGGGCGTCGGTGCCAGCAACGCCCGTGACATCGCCGCCACCAACCTGCGCTACCTGCTGCTCTACCTGCGGGTGGCCAAGGACCGGCACCCGGACTACTGGGCGAAGATCCGCAACGAGCCGAAGCTGCGCGAGCTCGTGCTGACCCAGTTCCTGCGCACGGCCTACTGGCTGGAGAAGTCAGCGCCGTACACGGGCAAGCTGGGCAGCCCGAACGCCGACAAGATCACCGCGACCAACTACGCGCCGGAGAACATCGCCGTCCTGGAGGAGTTCACCGGCCGCAAGGTCCGCACCGACACCCAGAAGAACTGCACGACGACCTGAGCAGGGGCCTGTCACCCGGGAGGCCCGTCCGGCCTCCCGGGTGTTCGCTTCCCCTGTCCGATCAGAGGGGACTGACCACCACCGTGACCGTGCGGTTGCGGGCCCGGCTGTCCTGATCCGCGCCGGGGAACGGGGGAGCCGACTGGTCGGCGGCAGCGGCCGTGAACGACGTCGGCGGCAACCCGGACGCAGCCGCCAGTGCGTTGGCGGCGGCAGCGGCACGGGAGACCGCCACCGCTGACCCGCCGGACGTGGGGCCGCCGGAGACCACCACGCCGTGGCCGTACACGCTCACCCGGACCGCCTGCCCGGCAAGGGAATTGCCCCACTGCGTCAGGTCACGGCGGCCCGCGGGGGACAGTTGGGCCCCGTCCGGCAGGAAAAGCCCACGGTCGAACAGCACCGTGATGTCGCGTTCCCGCCGTTCGACGTGTACGCCGGGCATGGCGAGGCGGGCGGCCAGTGTGTCCAGCCGGCCGCGCAACTGGTCGGTGGCCGACGTTTCCGCAGCGCGCGTGCTCCGTGGCGCAGGTGTCGAGGGCTCGGAGGACGACGGCGGCGCCGCGGCGGGCGGTGCGCTGTCGGTGGAGGCGTAGACGGTCACTGCCGCCACCGCGCCGACGACCACGACCGCGGCACCGGCCGCCACCACTGCTCCGGCAGGGAACGGACGGGGCCGCTGCTTGCCCGCGGTGATCTGGGCGATCAACCTGGTCCCGGCCACTGCTCCCGCGTGCTCGCTGTCGGTGACGAGGACACGGCGCCACGCCGCGTCCGCTTCGGCGAACTCGCCGAGCTGCGCGTGGATGCGTGCCCGCAGGTCCGACACGGCCGGATGTCCGGAGTCGAGGCCGTCCAGGGTGCGCAGCGCTGCCCGGTGGTCGCCTGCCCTGGCCAGGTCGGCTGCTTCGGCCACGGCGAACTCGATCGCCAGCGAGGTGTGCGCCGTCATCGCCTCGTGCCCTGCCGGCGTTGGACGCCGCCCTGCGCCGGGTCGCCGACCTCCGGGGGCAGGAGGCGGCGCAGTCGCTGGTTGATGCCCGGCAGGGAACGGAAGTCCCGCTCGGCGATCGCGTCATCGCCCTCGGCGATCAACGCGCGTGCCTTGACCGGCTGGGACAGCACGTCCTGATTCGCCCGATACCAGTAGAAGATGCTGATGTCCAGCGTGCCGTCCCGCTTCATCATCAGCGTTTCCAGTTCGGCCACCCGGTCCATCAGCTGGTCCACCACGGCGGTGGCCGGTTCGCGCCGCACCTGCTCGGCGCGGCGTTCGATGTCGGCCAGCTCCGCCCGGTCCGCGGTGTCGCCGTGCCTGCTGACCAGTTCACGGCACTGCGCGATCGCCCCGTCGAGCTCGGCGAGCCGCCCCGGCAGCTGCACGTCGTTCTCCACCTCGTCCAGCTCCGCCTGGATGTCACGCAGCCGTGCGTCCGCTGCCGCCGCGCTGCCCTCGTCGGTCGCCGCGTTGCGCACGTCGGTCTTGGCCAGGCTCAGTGAGCGCTGCGAGTCCAGCTCGTCCAGGCGGTTCTGCGCCCGGTGCGAGCCGGGGTCCACCTGGGAACGCAACCGGTCCAGCCGTTGCTGGACCTCACGCAGTTCGCGCTGCAACGCGGTCACGTCCGGCGGGCGTACGTTGCTCAGGTCGATCTCGGCTTCGAACTGCTCGTCGACCAGCGGCACGTCGGCGACCACGGTGACCCGGCGGGATTCGTCCACCTCGATGGTGACTTCGACGTCACTGCCCTTCGGCAGGTCGATCGACACGTCCTTCGGGCGGATCTCGATCAGCCCGACCTGCATGTTGCGCTCCGCGCGGTCGCGTTCGCCCTCCACGATCGGGATCCGGATGCACGCCGCCGCGTCGGCCCGGTGCAGCGCGACCGTGGTGTGGAACATCTCCCGTGCGGTGGCGGGCAGCGTCGCGCCCTTCGCCAGGATCGGCGCGAAGGTCCTGTCCGCCTGGGACAGTCCGATCGAGTTGGTCAGCACCGGGCCCGCGGGTTCGTTGAGCCAGTGCGTGATCGAGATGCTGTCCGGGGTGATCTTCGCGGACTGGCCGTCCGGGCCGACGAGCCGGATCTCGAACGTGGCCGTCGTCTGCTCGTTGACCTGCACCTCGGTGACGAACGTGCCGGACGCGTCGAGGCTGATCCGGCCGGTGACGAACGGCGGGCGGCCAGTCGAGTTCTCCAGCAGGACGTGGTAGCCGGTCAGGTCCTGCGCCCCGCTCGCCTCGACCTTCCCGGCGACGGTGACGGCGGTGAGGCTCGTGGTACGCGGATAACGCAGGTCCACGCCGAACTCGCCGGCCGCGGGGCGCACCTTGGGCCGATCCAGCGGAACCGTGCTGGCGAACACCGCCGCGCCGCGGGCCACGACCGTCGACGGGTCCTGGCTGTGGTCCAGTTCGATGCCCAGCCCGGAGTCCGGGTCGGCCAGCCGCTCACGCAGGCCGGGCGCGAGCGTCGTCCCGCCGACCAGCAGCAGCCGGTCGATGTCGCTGGGGTGCAGGTTGGCGGTGGTCAACGCCTCACGGCACAAGGTGATCGCGCGGTTGTAGTACGGCTCGGCCACGCGGTCGAGCTCGTCGCGCCGCAGCGCGTACTCCAACGACTCCGTCTGCCCGTCCTCGAGGTCGATGTCGACGAGGAGCTCGGCCTTCTCCGTGCGGGACAGGGAGATCTTGGCTTCCTCCGCGGCCCACTTCAGCCGCGTGAAGTTCACCACCCACCGCGGATCGTCCCTGGTGAAACCGGTGAGGCCGAATTCGCGTGCCGCGACCGGGGCCAGCACCCGGTCCACGATCGCCCAGTCGATCAGCTTGCCGCCCAGGTGCGGGTCGCCCGCGTGGTCGAGCACGCGCAGTTCGCCCTCGTGCGTGCTGACCACGGCGGCGTCGAACGTGCCGCCGCCGAAGTCGAACACCATCCAGTACGCCTGACTGCTCTCGTTCTGGAAGCCGTACGCGAACGCGGCCGCTGTCGGCTCCTGGACCAACGGGCAGGCACCGAACCCGGCCAGTGCCGCCGCCTCGCTCGTCGCGTTGTTCTGGTGCAGCCGGAACGCGGCGGGGACGGTGATCACCGCGGCCGGGGGCGCTTCGCCGAACTGGTGTGCCGCGTCGGCCCGGAGCGATTTCAGCACCTCGGCGGACAGTTGCTGCGGGGTGAGCGAGACCCCGGCGGTGCGGAACTTGCGGGCCACGCCGTCGAGGCCCATCTCCTGTTTGAACTCGGCGTGCGCGTTGTCCACGTCGCGCTCGGTCCGTTCACGCGCACGGCGACCGACGTACATCACGCCGGGTTTGGGGATCCACACCGCTGACGGCGTGTAGTCCCAGCCGTCGTTGTTCTTGACCACCGCGACCTCGCCGTCCTGTACGACGGCCATCGCACTGTTGGTCGTGCCGAGGTCGATGCCGAAATCGATGGTGTCACGCATGGTTGTCGTCCTCCGATGTGACCGGGCAGCCGACGATCACTTGGCCGATCTGGATCTGCCTGCCGGACAGGTACAGCGACGGGCGCTTGGTCTCGATCACCACGTCGTGCTCGAACGCCGGGTCTTGCTGGAACGCAAGGACTTCCAGGACGTGACCGGGGTGGTAGACGGCCCCGTCGTGGTCCTGGATGACCAGTCCGGCACGGCCGAGCGCGTCGTGGCTGGCGTGCAGCAGCCGCCCGGCGTGCCGCGTCTCCTTGCTGCCGTTCGTGGTTCTCTCCAGCCGTTTGCGTGCGCGCCACAGGTTGGTCGCCGCCTCGGCCAGGTCTTTCTCGTGCAGCTCGGTCTCATCCGCCGACGGCTGGGCCGCGGCCCCGGTCGCGGCGTCCAGCAGCGCGCGCAGCCGGGTGCGGGCTTCGGCGGACCAGTCCGGTGCGGCGATCCGGAACTCCGGGTGATGGCGGCGCTGCCCCCGTTCGGCACGCCGGAAGTCGCGTCCGCTCATCGGGTGTTCCATTTCTGCGCCAGCCACAACCCGGCGGGCAGCGTGATCTCCAGCGGGATGGTGAACCCGGCGAGCGCCATCCAGAACGGCGCCAGGCCGTAGGTCTGGACCTCCCAGACGGCGTACCCGGCGATGGCCAGTGTCAGCAACCCGACAAGCGGGTTGCTCGCGATGCTCATCCGGTATCCGGTGGTGCAGACGAAGAACGTCAGCACGAGCGTGGCGACCGCGCCGCCCGCCATGACCAGCCACATGTCGAGGTGCCAGGTCACGTCCGTCAGGTAGACCACGGCCGCGATGGCAGCCAGGAACAGCCCCAGCGTGGTCATCCACCGCCACGG
This window contains:
- a CDS encoding Hsp70 family protein, with the protein product MRDTIDFGIDLGTTNSAMAVVQDGEVAVVKNNDGWDYTPSAVWIPKPGVMYVGRRARERTERDVDNAHAEFKQEMGLDGVARKFRTAGVSLTPQQLSAEVLKSLRADAAHQFGEAPPAAVITVPAAFRLHQNNATSEAAALAGFGACPLVQEPTAAAFAYGFQNESSQAYWMVFDFGGGTFDAAVVSTHEGELRVLDHAGDPHLGGKLIDWAIVDRVLAPVAAREFGLTGFTRDDPRWVVNFTRLKWAAEEAKISLSRTEKAELLVDIDLEDGQTESLEYALRRDELDRVAEPYYNRAITLCREALTTANLHPSDIDRLLLVGGTTLAPGLRERLADPDSGLGIELDHSQDPSTVVARGAAVFASTVPLDRPKVRPAAGEFGVDLRYPRTTSLTAVTVAGKVEASGAQDLTGYHVLLENSTGRPPFVTGRISLDASGTFVTEVQVNEQTTATFEIRLVGPDGQSAKITPDSISITHWLNEPAGPVLTNSIGLSQADRTFAPILAKGATLPATAREMFHTTVALHRADAAACIRIPIVEGERDRAERNMQVGLIEIRPKDVSIDLPKGSDVEVTIEVDESRRVTVVADVPLVDEQFEAEIDLSNVRPPDVTALQRELREVQQRLDRLRSQVDPGSHRAQNRLDELDSQRSLSLAKTDVRNAATDEGSAAAADARLRDIQAELDEVENDVQLPGRLAELDGAIAQCRELVSRHGDTADRAELADIERRAEQVRREPATAVVDQLMDRVAELETLMMKRDGTLDISIFYWYRANQDVLSQPVKARALIAEGDDAIAERDFRSLPGINQRLRRLLPPEVGDPAQGGVQRRQGTRR
- a CDS encoding OmpA family protein, translating into MTAHTSLAIEFAVAEAADLARAGDHRAALRTLDGLDSGHPAVSDLRARIHAQLGEFAEADAAWRRVLVTDSEHAGAVAGTRLIAQITAGKQRPRPFPAGAVVAAGAAVVVVGAVAAVTVYASTDSAPPAAAPPSSSEPSTPAPRSTRAAETSATDQLRGRLDTLAARLAMPGVHVERRERDITVLFDRGLFLPDGAQLSPAGRRDLTQWGNSLAGQAVRVSVYGHGVVVSGGPTSGGSAVAVSRAAAAANALAAASGLPPTSFTAAAADQSAPPFPGADQDSRARNRTVTVVVSPL